CCCACCCCGAGGCCCAGGATCCGGTGGGGGACGGCGGAGAGCGCGTCGTTCGCCGCCGCTGTCGACGTGTCCGCGAGATACGGCTCGACGAGCACCACGTCCGGCCCGGCGCCCCGGACGGCACGGCGCAGGGCGTCCGCGTCGAACGGCCGTACGGTCGTCGCGTACAGCACGGTGACGTCCAGGCCCTCCGTCGCGTCGAGCACCGCGTCCAGCAGCGGCCCGACCGCGACCACGACGCCGCGGCGGCCCTCGCGCACCGTCAGGAAGTGCTCGCCGTCGACCGCCCGACCGCGGGCGTTCGACTGCACGGACAGCCGCACGTAGACCTTGTCGTCCCCGGCGGCGACCGCGTGCCGCAGCAGCGTCTCGGCCTCGTCCGGATGGCCGGGCACCTGGACGGTCCAGCCGTCGAGGGTGTCGAGCAGGGCGACATCACCGGGCGCCATATGGGTGAACCCGCCGGCCGGCCAGTCGAACGAGGCCGCGGCGCTCACCAGCACCGCGCCCACACCTTGGTGGCCCAGATCCAGTTTCACCTGTTCGAAGGGCCGCTCCACGAGAAAGCTGGCGAAGGTGTGCACCACCGGCCGCATACCGGTCAGCGCGAGGCCGGCACCGGCGCCGACGAGCAACTGCTCGCGGATGCCCACGTTGATCACCCGGTCGGGATGCCGCCGCAGCGCCTCGGTGAAGCCGTCCTTGCCGATCTCGGCGAGGACGACCGCCACCCGCGGGTCCTCGTCGAGGAGGCGTGTGACGACGGGAGCGAAACGGTCACGCATGGTGTCCATGGAGGTCGAGCCCTTCTGCGTACGGGACGTTCGGGATGTTCAGGGTCGGTCGGCGGTGGTGATGGTGATGGCGGGCCGGTGGACGGGCTGAGGAGGCGGCCCCGGGCACCGGCCGCCCCCTCAGGAGTCCTTCGGCTCCACCCGCGCCACCACCACGTGCGGGCGGCCCGGGTGCGGCGCGGTGAACGCGTCGTACAGCGCCTCGTGGTCGCGGCCGTCGACGGTCGCCGCAGACCAGCCGGCCGCCTCGAAGCGGGCCGCGATCCCGCCGGGACGGGCATGGCTGGCGGAGGAGTTGTCGACGACGACGGTGTGCAGCCGGTCCAGCCCCGCGGGACCGGCGAAGGCGATCGCCTCGTGGTTGCTCCCCTCGTCCAGTTCGGCGTCCCCGATCAGCACCCACACCCGGGGTTCGCGCAGCCCCTGGGCGCGCAGCCCGAGCGCCGTGCCGACCGCGAGGGGCAGCCCGTGCCCCAGCGACCCGCTGCCGATCTCCACGCCCGGCACCAGCGTGCGGTCCGGATGGTGCCCGAGCGGGGAGTCGTAGGCGCCGAAGCCCGGCAGCCAGTCCACGGGCAGGAAGCCCTTGGCGGCGAGGACGGCGTAGTACGCCATCGGCCCGTGCCCCTTGGAGAGCAGGAACCGGTCGCGCTCCGGGGCGTCCCGCCGCTCCGGTCCCACCCGCAGGACCCGGTCGTACAGGACCCACAGCACATCGAGCGTCGACGTGGCCGCCGGCCCGTGCTTCTCGTCGCCCGTCATGAGCCCCATCAGCCGGGGCAGGTCGGCGTACCCGTGGGTGCGCCCGAGTTCGTCGGTGGTCGTCATGCCGACGATCGTGCAACCTCGACCAAACTTGAGGTCAAGCACCGCATCCGGCCACTCGCCCGCCCCGGCAAAGGTGTGCGCGACCACCGACCCGAGTGCGGTATGGTTTTCCTGCACGTCACGCCAGGGGAAACCCCAGGTCAGACGGGCATCGGGACGTGGCGCAGCTTGGTAGCGCACTTGACTGGGGGTCAAGGGGTCGCAGGTTCAAATCCTGTCGTCCCGACTGGAGACAGTCGCAGGTCAGGGCCGGTTTCGGAGGCATCCGAAACCGGCCCTCGGTCATGCTCCGGGGCAGGCGGGGATGAGCGTTACCGGGCCCAGGCCAGCGGGTGAGGAGGATCCCGCCGGGAGGGGAACGTGGGCCTGCAGCAGGCTGAGGTGTGCGGGGAACCTGGCACCAGCGGCCGGAAACTTGTGGGTCTTCGGGCGTAGCCGACACTGACCTTGTCATTTAACGACCGGGGGCGAACGCGGCTCGAACTTGATCAGCGTTTTCGCAGTTCGGCGGACGTTTGGGCGGCCTTCGTCTGATCCTGTGCTCCGTCGCGGGCACGGGGCTCTGTATGGCGGACTCAACCGGGGCCGGATCGACGTCGCCCGGCCGCGTCGTGCCCTGGCCGGGGCGCCGTCGCCGAGGGCGGCGGACGATCGGCTCGCGCTGGCCGTGGATGTCTCGCCGTGGCTGCGGCCGGGCGCCAACACATGTGCCGGCCGAGCCTTTTGCCACGCGTTCGGCCGGGGCGAGGGCAAGCACCAGATGGTGCCTGGCTGGCCGTACTCGGTGGTGGCCGCGCTGGAGATCGGCCGCACTTCGTGGGGCACCGAGCAGGCCGTGACGGTCACGGACACCCGGCTCTATGGGAAGGCGAGCGCGCAGGCGTGGGACCGGCTGCACCCGCGGCTGACCCGCCGGGCCGCGCGGCTCGACCACGACGGGCCGCTGCACGTCATCGAGGGCACCGCCATCCGCCTGGTCGTGGAGAAGCTGCCCAGCGGCGGGGTCAACAAGCCGGTGTGGCTGTGGTGGTCGCGCATCGGCGCCACCGAAGCGGACGTCGACCGCTGCTGGCAGTCCTTCTTCCGCCGCTTCGACATCGAGCACACATTCCGCCTGTTCAAGCAGACTCTCGGCTGGACTAAGCCCCGGCTCCGAAGCTCGGAAGCGGCTGACCGGTGGGCCTGGCTGGTGATCGCGGCCTATGCCCAGTTCCGCCTCGCCCGACCGCTGGCCACCGACCTCCGTCGGCCCTGGGAGAAGCCGACGGAGCCGAACAGGCTGACACCGGCCCGCGTCCGCAGAGGGCTCAGGAACCTGCAGGCGAGGACCGGGTCTCCGGCCGGTGCACCGAAACCTTCCCGGCCGGGGCCTGGCAGGCCGCAGGGACCGAAGAAGCGCCGCCCGGCCGCCCGACATGACGTGGGCAAAGTCCGCGCCACCGGCGAGGCGTTCAGTCGTCCCGCTCACCACAAGCAAGGCGCCAAACCCCGTCGCTGGAGCGGTACTGACACCATCGGCAGAGCCCAGTAATCTGCCCTGACGCAGGACAGCGTGATCTTCGGCAG
The sequence above is drawn from the Streptomyces sp. SAT1 genome and encodes:
- a CDS encoding transketolase family protein — encoded protein: MDTMRDRFAPVVTRLLDEDPRVAVVLAEIGKDGFTEALRRHPDRVINVGIREQLLVGAGAGLALTGMRPVVHTFASFLVERPFEQVKLDLGHQGVGAVLVSAAASFDWPAGGFTHMAPGDVALLDTLDGWTVQVPGHPDEAETLLRHAVAAGDDKVYVRLSVQSNARGRAVDGEHFLTVREGRRGVVVAVGPLLDAVLDATEGLDVTVLYATTVRPFDADALRRAVRGAGPDVVLVEPYLADTSTAAANDALSAVPHRILGLGVGRAELRRYGTLEEHTAAHGLDAPSLRARISAFLGAGTPSG
- a CDS encoding transketolase; this encodes MTTTDELGRTHGYADLPRLMGLMTGDEKHGPAATSTLDVLWVLYDRVLRVGPERRDAPERDRFLLSKGHGPMAYYAVLAAKGFLPVDWLPGFGAYDSPLGHHPDRTLVPGVEIGSGSLGHGLPLAVGTALGLRAQGLREPRVWVLIGDAELDEGSNHEAIAFAGPAGLDRLHTVVVDNSSASHARPGGIAARFEAAGWSAATVDGRDHEALYDAFTAPHPGRPHVVVARVEPKDS